A stretch of Anaeromyxobacter dehalogenans 2CP-1 DNA encodes these proteins:
- the secF gene encoding protein translocase subunit SecF — protein sequence MQFKTFDIIPHDTKFDFVGKRHIAVALSLVVNLAIILWSLPFVHGLNMGVDFAGGTEMEVQFGKPVDPADIRKTVEDLGFKGASVQTYGAEAEHTFLIRVERISLLTEADVARVADAVKTKLPVAGFAFNPEFGDKIDFQFSGAVDAAAVRAAVEAAGVKVRDVREEQGLTAGTRSYAVITQGIQENVQAGLKAQLGDSQPNVRRVEYVGPAAGRELQAQGLKAILYAIGLIVVYIGLRFDFRFSPGVVIAMLHDAIMTMGYFTISGREFNLTSIAVILTVVGYSVNDTVVIYDRIRENQAKLRGRSLSDIVNLSINEVLGRTFLTSFATALSLIGLLVYGVGTIFDFSMAMLFGIVSGTYSTWFIAAPMTIWLEERAEKKRAKAKGAAAAAAAQPQARTAK from the coding sequence ATGCAATTCAAGACCTTCGACATCATCCCCCACGACACGAAGTTCGACTTCGTGGGCAAGCGCCACATCGCCGTGGCGCTCTCGCTGGTCGTGAACCTGGCGATCATCCTGTGGTCGCTCCCGTTCGTCCACGGCCTGAACATGGGCGTGGACTTCGCGGGCGGCACCGAGATGGAGGTCCAGTTCGGCAAGCCCGTCGATCCGGCCGACATCCGCAAGACGGTCGAGGACCTGGGCTTCAAGGGCGCCTCGGTCCAGACCTACGGCGCCGAGGCCGAGCACACGTTCCTCATCCGCGTGGAGCGCATCTCGCTGCTCACCGAGGCGGACGTGGCCCGGGTGGCCGACGCGGTGAAGACGAAGCTGCCGGTGGCGGGCTTCGCGTTCAACCCGGAGTTCGGCGACAAGATCGACTTCCAGTTCTCGGGCGCGGTCGACGCCGCCGCGGTCCGGGCGGCGGTCGAGGCGGCCGGCGTGAAGGTGCGCGACGTCCGGGAGGAGCAGGGCCTCACCGCCGGCACGCGCTCCTACGCGGTCATCACCCAGGGCATCCAGGAGAACGTCCAGGCCGGCCTGAAGGCGCAGCTGGGCGACTCGCAGCCGAACGTGCGCCGCGTCGAGTACGTCGGCCCGGCCGCCGGCCGCGAGCTCCAGGCGCAGGGCCTGAAGGCCATCCTGTACGCCATCGGCCTCATCGTGGTGTACATCGGCCTGCGGTTCGACTTCCGCTTCAGCCCGGGCGTGGTCATCGCGATGCTGCACGACGCGATCATGACCATGGGCTATTTCACCATCAGCGGCCGCGAGTTCAACCTGACCTCGATCGCGGTGATCCTGACGGTGGTCGGCTACTCGGTGAACGACACGGTGGTCATCTACGACCGCATCCGCGAGAACCAGGCCAAGCTGCGCGGCCGGAGCCTCTCGGACATCGTGAACCTCTCCATCAACGAGGTGCTGGGCCGCACGTTCCTCACCTCGTTCGCCACCGCGCTCTCGCTCATCGGCCTGCTCGTCTACGGCGTGGGCACGATCTTCGACTTCTCGATGGCGATGCTGTTCGGCATCGTCTCGGGCACCTACTCCACCTGGTTCATCGCCGCCCCGATGACCATCTGGCTGGAGGAGCGCGCCGAGAAGAAGCGGGCGAAGGCGAAGGGCGCGGCCGCCGCGGCCGCGGCCCAGCCGCAGGCGCGCACCGCGAAGTAG
- a CDS encoding TonB-dependent receptor, with protein sequence MLYAGARRFDPDRARFGPERATEALAARQRVPSSDLGGSLVWSAPARGALRLTAGGDLRRVAGAARETLFPATAAPDAAVAREADGSQLLGGVFAEGGAAVAPGLELSAALRVDLWRNGEATGLRRAAGGGEDRTRYAPRSDAQVSPRVALRWRPGQGPLALRASAYRAFRAPTLNELYRTFQVGTIVTAPDPSLRAETLLGAEAGPELAVRGGALRLRVTGFWSVLRDPITVVTLDAPLPDGATRRRANLGAARIRGLEAAAAWAPLPWLEARAAWTFVDARVASAPGHPELSGRALPQDPRHRAAVSLAAWRAGLGRLGAELRAVSRQYEDDRNALPMGGYVLLDLAASVPLRGGLEAFAAAENVLDRRYLVGRAGVDTIGAPRMVRAGLRVRMGGE encoded by the coding sequence GTGCTGTACGCCGGGGCGCGGCGCTTCGACCCGGATCGCGCCCGCTTCGGCCCGGAGCGCGCCACCGAGGCGCTCGCGGCGCGGCAGCGCGTGCCCTCCAGCGACCTGGGCGGCTCGCTGGTCTGGTCGGCCCCGGCGCGCGGCGCGCTCCGGCTCACCGCCGGCGGCGACCTGCGGCGGGTCGCCGGCGCGGCGCGCGAGACGCTGTTCCCGGCGACCGCGGCGCCGGACGCGGCGGTGGCGCGGGAGGCGGACGGCTCGCAGCTGCTCGGCGGCGTGTTCGCCGAGGGCGGCGCCGCGGTGGCGCCAGGCCTCGAGCTCTCGGCCGCGCTGCGGGTGGACCTGTGGCGGAACGGCGAGGCCACCGGGCTGCGGCGCGCCGCCGGCGGCGGCGAGGACCGGACCCGGTACGCGCCGCGCAGCGACGCCCAGGTCTCGCCCCGCGTCGCCCTGCGCTGGCGCCCGGGCCAGGGCCCGCTCGCGCTGCGCGCGTCGGCCTACCGGGCGTTCCGCGCGCCCACGCTGAACGAGCTGTACCGGACGTTCCAGGTCGGCACGATCGTGACCGCGCCCGATCCGTCGCTCCGCGCCGAGACGCTGCTCGGCGCCGAGGCCGGGCCGGAGCTCGCCGTCCGGGGCGGCGCGCTCCGCCTGCGCGTCACCGGCTTCTGGAGCGTGCTGCGCGACCCGATCACCGTCGTGACGCTGGACGCGCCGCTGCCCGACGGCGCCACCCGGCGCCGCGCCAACCTGGGCGCCGCGCGCATCCGCGGGCTGGAGGCCGCCGCCGCCTGGGCGCCGTTGCCGTGGCTCGAGGCCCGGGCCGCCTGGACGTTCGTGGACGCCCGGGTCGCGTCCGCGCCCGGCCACCCCGAGCTCTCCGGGCGCGCGCTGCCGCAGGACCCGCGCCACCGCGCCGCGGTCTCGCTCGCCGCCTGGCGCGCCGGCCTCGGCCGCCTCGGCGCCGAGCTGCGCGCGGTCTCGCGCCAGTACGAGGACGACCGGAACGCGCTGCCCATGGGCGGCTACGTGCTGCTCGACCTCGCCGCCTCGGTGCCGCTGCGCGGTGGGCTGGAGGCGTTCGCGGCGGCCGAGAACGTGCTCGACCGGCGGTACCTGGTCGGCCGCGCCGGCGTGGACACGATCGGCGCGCCGCGGATGGTGCGGGCGGGGCTGCGGGTGCGGATGGGCGGCGAGTGA
- a CDS encoding response regulator, whose translation MRIVVIDDDADLRELLVDVLRRLGHAVIGLPAQAGVFQLADLPPADVWVVDHRLPGRLGGEVIRAVHDAPSRHHPVLVGMSGDEHAEEAFRRAGADVFLQKPFDPARLVAAIEAALARRRTAS comes from the coding sequence TTGCGCATCGTCGTCATCGATGATGACGCGGACCTGCGCGAGCTGCTGGTGGACGTCCTCCGGCGGCTCGGTCACGCGGTGATCGGACTGCCCGCGCAGGCCGGCGTGTTCCAGCTCGCCGATCTCCCGCCGGCGGACGTCTGGGTGGTCGATCACCGCCTCCCGGGGCGCCTCGGGGGCGAGGTGATCCGCGCGGTCCACGACGCGCCCAGCCGGCACCACCCGGTGCTCGTCGGCATGTCCGGCGACGAGCACGCGGAGGAGGCGTTCCGCCGGGCGGGCGCGGACGTGTTCCTGCAGAAGCCCTTCGACCCGGCGCGCCTGGTCGCCGCGATCGAGGCCGCCCTGGCCCGCCGGCGCACGGCGTCGTGA
- the recJ gene encoding single-stranded-DNA-specific exonuclease RecJ: MSGATGKRWVEAAVDAARAAQLAGALDLHPLAARVLAARGHADPAEAEAFLAARLADLPDPFRMKGMDAAVERIVRALEGGERIACYGDYDVDGVTSTALLCGFLRAAGADVVTYTPHRLVEGYGLNGDAVRSLAAQGVRLLVTLDCGITSVDEVRVAAGLGVDTVVVDHHTVPVELPAAAAILNPHQPGCAYPSKDLAAVGVTFALAMALRRRLRERGRFGPARPEPNLKEVLDLVALGTVADVVPLVGANRILVRWGLEQLATSRRPGVRALKRVAGIADGTPVTAGQVGFRLAPRINAAGRLDDAGRGVRLLLSGDAAAAQALADELDRENQARQEIERRILEQALADAAARVAAGARGLVLARDGWHAGVVGIVASRVVERFHRPAVLVALEDGAGKGSGRSIEGFHLYDALAACSGHLARFGGHRHAAGVTVERAQVEPFRAAFEAHAAATIADEDLVPRCRIDGWVGDAEVTEDAAEALGRLGPFGAGHPEPVFALRGAAARARTVGAGGAHLKLALGRGLDAIGFGMGDRAPACGGPVDAAFTIGFDEWDGTRRLQLKLKDLRPAR, encoded by the coding sequence GTGTCGGGCGCGACCGGGAAGCGGTGGGTGGAGGCGGCGGTGGACGCGGCGCGGGCGGCGCAGCTGGCCGGCGCCCTGGACCTGCACCCGCTGGCCGCGCGCGTGCTGGCCGCGCGCGGCCACGCCGATCCGGCCGAGGCCGAGGCGTTCCTGGCCGCGCGCCTCGCCGACCTGCCCGACCCGTTCCGCATGAAGGGCATGGACGCCGCCGTCGAGCGGATCGTGCGCGCGCTGGAGGGCGGCGAGCGCATCGCCTGCTACGGCGACTACGACGTGGACGGCGTCACCTCGACCGCGCTCCTCTGCGGCTTCCTGCGCGCGGCGGGGGCCGACGTCGTCACGTACACCCCGCACCGGCTGGTGGAGGGCTACGGCCTCAACGGCGACGCGGTCCGCAGCCTGGCCGCGCAGGGCGTCCGCCTGCTGGTGACGCTCGACTGCGGCATCACGAGCGTGGACGAGGTGCGCGTCGCCGCCGGGCTGGGCGTGGACACGGTGGTGGTGGACCACCACACCGTGCCGGTGGAGCTGCCCGCGGCCGCCGCCATCCTCAACCCCCACCAGCCCGGCTGCGCCTACCCGTCGAAGGACCTGGCCGCGGTGGGCGTGACGTTCGCGCTGGCCATGGCGCTCCGGCGCCGGCTCCGCGAGCGGGGCCGCTTCGGCCCGGCCCGGCCCGAGCCGAACCTGAAGGAGGTGCTCGACCTCGTCGCGCTCGGCACGGTCGCCGACGTGGTGCCGCTCGTCGGCGCGAACCGGATCCTGGTGCGCTGGGGGCTCGAGCAGCTCGCGACCAGCCGGCGCCCCGGCGTGCGCGCGCTGAAGCGCGTGGCCGGCATCGCGGACGGGACGCCCGTGACGGCCGGCCAGGTGGGGTTCCGGCTCGCGCCGCGCATCAACGCCGCGGGCCGGCTCGACGACGCGGGGCGCGGGGTGCGCCTGCTGCTCTCCGGCGACGCGGCGGCCGCGCAGGCGCTCGCGGACGAGCTGGATCGGGAGAACCAGGCCAGGCAGGAGATCGAGCGGCGCATCCTGGAGCAGGCGCTCGCGGACGCGGCGGCGCGGGTGGCCGCCGGCGCGCGCGGGCTGGTGCTGGCCCGCGACGGCTGGCACGCCGGCGTGGTGGGCATCGTCGCGTCGCGCGTGGTCGAGCGCTTCCACCGCCCCGCGGTGCTGGTGGCGCTGGAGGACGGCGCCGGGAAGGGCAGCGGGCGATCGATCGAGGGCTTCCACCTCTACGACGCGCTCGCCGCGTGCTCCGGCCACCTGGCGCGCTTCGGCGGCCACCGGCACGCCGCCGGCGTCACGGTGGAGCGGGCCCAGGTCGAGCCGTTCCGGGCCGCGTTCGAGGCGCACGCCGCCGCCACCATCGCCGACGAGGACCTGGTGCCGCGCTGCCGGATCGACGGCTGGGTGGGCGACGCCGAGGTGACCGAGGACGCCGCCGAGGCGCTGGGACGGCTCGGGCCGTTCGGCGCCGGCCACCCCGAGCCGGTGTTCGCGCTGCGCGGCGCCGCGGCGCGCGCGCGGACGGTCGGGGCGGGCGGCGCGCACCTGAAGCTCGCGCTCGGCCGCGGCCTCGATGCCATCGGCTTCGGCATGGGCGACCGCGCGCCGGCGTGCGGCGGGCCGGTGGACGCCGCGTTCACCATCGGCTTCGACGAGTGGGACGGCACCCGCCGACTGCAGCTGAAGCTCAAGGACCTGCGACCGGCGCGCTGA
- a CDS encoding MDR family oxidoreductase — protein MPAPSLPQRFRAFVVREGDGARSAGFEELPASALPEGELTVAVRYSSLNYKDALAVTGKGKVIRKFPMVPGIDLAGTVLESRDASFQPGDEVLVTGWGIGEATFGGYAGLARVRAAWALPLPRGLTARRAMAVGTAGFTAALCVDALEDAGVRPGGRPVIVTGAAGGVGSVAVALLARAGYEVAASTGRPSERAFLESLGATRIVPREELARPGTRPLESETWAGGVDAVGGAVLASVLRQTAYRGAVAACGLAGGTDLPVTVLPFVLRGVRLQGVDSVMAPAAPRARAWGRIARDLTADRIDALTTEIPLAEVPAWSERILAGQVRGRAVVAVAP, from the coding sequence ATGCCCGCGCCTTCGCTGCCGCAGCGCTTCCGTGCCTTCGTCGTCCGGGAGGGCGACGGCGCCCGCTCCGCCGGGTTCGAGGAGCTGCCCGCCTCCGCGCTGCCCGAGGGCGAGCTGACGGTCGCGGTCCGCTACTCCAGCCTCAACTACAAGGACGCGCTCGCGGTCACCGGCAAGGGCAAGGTGATCCGGAAGTTCCCCATGGTCCCGGGCATCGACCTCGCCGGCACGGTGCTCGAGTCCCGCGATGCGTCGTTCCAGCCGGGCGACGAGGTGCTGGTGACGGGCTGGGGCATCGGCGAGGCCACGTTCGGCGGCTACGCCGGCCTGGCGCGCGTTCGCGCCGCGTGGGCCTTGCCGCTGCCGCGTGGCCTGACCGCCCGGCGCGCCATGGCCGTCGGCACCGCCGGCTTCACCGCGGCGCTGTGCGTGGACGCGCTCGAGGACGCCGGCGTGCGCCCCGGCGGCCGGCCGGTGATCGTCACCGGCGCGGCCGGCGGCGTGGGCAGCGTGGCCGTCGCGCTGCTGGCGCGCGCGGGCTACGAGGTCGCCGCCTCCACCGGCCGCCCCTCGGAGCGTGCCTTCCTGGAGTCCCTGGGCGCCACGCGCATCGTGCCGCGCGAGGAGCTGGCCCGGCCGGGCACGCGGCCGCTCGAGTCGGAGACCTGGGCGGGCGGCGTGGACGCCGTGGGCGGCGCGGTGCTGGCGAGCGTGCTCCGCCAGACCGCCTACCGCGGCGCGGTGGCCGCCTGCGGCCTGGCCGGCGGCACCGACCTGCCGGTCACGGTGCTCCCGTTCGTGCTCCGCGGCGTGCGCCTCCAGGGCGTGGACTCGGTGATGGCGCCCGCGGCGCCGCGCGCGCGCGCCTGGGGCCGCATCGCGCGCGACCTCACCGCCGACCGGATCGACGCGCTCACGACCGAGATCCCGCTCGCGGAGGTCCCTGCCTGGAGCGAGCGGATCCTGGCCGGGCAGGTGCGCGGGCGCGCGGTGGTCGCGGTCGCGCCGTGA
- a CDS encoding YHS domain-containing protein codes for MDADQDGVGIDPVCGRPVLEEDSESFEYKKRRYFFCSRRCRERFERHAERLHVGELARMGALFGERRDRWGVA; via the coding sequence ATGGACGCGGACCAGGACGGCGTCGGGATCGATCCGGTGTGCGGGCGGCCGGTGCTCGAGGAGGACTCCGAGTCGTTCGAGTACAAGAAGCGCCGGTACTTCTTCTGCTCGCGCCGGTGCCGGGAGCGCTTCGAGCGGCACGCCGAGCGGCTCCACGTGGGCGAGCTCGCCAGGATGGGCGCGCTGTTCGGGGAGCGCCGCGATCGCTGGGGGGTCGCCTGA
- the aspS gene encoding aspartate--tRNA ligase yields the protein MPRFITELKRTHSCGELTKADIGKEVVLFGWVNNRRDHGGAVFIDLRDRAGLTQVVFEEDVRPDVHELAGQLRLEYCVGVRGKVVSRGGNVNPKLRTGEIEVHASDLEIFNRSEPAPFQIEDEIDTGEEKRLQYRYLDLRRAPLQRTLMTRAKVNHLTRNYFTDKGFLELETPFMVKYTPGGARNFLVPSRLNPGKFYALAESPQLFKQLYMMAGFDRYFQIVRCFRDEDLRLDRQPEFTQIDVEMSFVEQNDVFDVMEGLVVKLWKEVLGIEIPRPFQRMPFEESMAKYGNDKPDLRFDMPHVVLTDLVRQHDGGGVPLMHEAVKAKGIVKAMRVPASANFSRTEIDKLEEYVKGMGAKGLARAKVGEGGEWTQSPLAKTITPALRQAINEACEAKPGDLLLFQFGKESVVHTVMANLRVHLAKRMGLIPEYGSGGAWRFLWVVNPPLFEYDEESGQWAAAHHAFTRPHDSDLQFLESDPGKVNCYRYDLVLNGFEIGGGSIRLHDPEVQARVFKAMGITDEEARSKFGFLLDALKMGAPPHGGIALGMDRLVMLLTGAESLRDVVAWPKTQKGTDLMTGAPGDVDARQLRELYVKSTYEPK from the coding sequence TTGCCGCGCTTCATCACCGAGCTCAAGCGTACCCACTCCTGCGGTGAACTCACCAAGGCCGACATCGGCAAGGAGGTCGTGCTGTTCGGCTGGGTGAACAACCGGCGGGACCACGGCGGCGCGGTGTTCATCGACCTGCGCGACCGCGCCGGCCTGACCCAGGTGGTGTTCGAGGAGGACGTCCGCCCCGACGTGCACGAGCTCGCCGGGCAGCTCCGGCTCGAGTACTGCGTCGGCGTGCGCGGCAAGGTGGTCTCGCGCGGCGGCAACGTGAACCCGAAGCTCCGCACCGGCGAGATCGAGGTCCACGCGTCGGACCTCGAGATCTTCAACCGCTCCGAGCCGGCGCCGTTCCAGATCGAGGACGAGATCGACACCGGCGAGGAGAAGCGGCTCCAGTACCGCTACCTCGACCTGCGCCGCGCCCCGCTGCAGCGGACGCTCATGACCCGCGCGAAGGTGAACCACCTCACCCGCAACTACTTCACCGACAAGGGCTTCCTCGAGCTCGAGACGCCGTTCATGGTGAAGTACACCCCGGGCGGCGCCCGCAACTTCCTCGTCCCCTCGCGCCTCAACCCCGGCAAGTTCTACGCGCTCGCCGAGAGCCCGCAGCTGTTCAAGCAGCTCTACATGATGGCGGGCTTCGACCGGTACTTCCAGATCGTCCGCTGCTTCCGCGACGAGGACCTCCGGCTCGACCGGCAGCCCGAGTTCACGCAGATCGACGTCGAGATGTCGTTCGTGGAGCAGAACGACGTGTTCGACGTGATGGAGGGGCTGGTGGTGAAGCTCTGGAAGGAGGTGCTCGGGATCGAGATCCCGCGCCCGTTCCAGCGCATGCCGTTCGAGGAGTCGATGGCGAAGTACGGGAACGACAAGCCCGACCTCCGCTTCGACATGCCGCACGTGGTGCTCACCGACCTGGTGCGCCAGCACGACGGCGGCGGCGTCCCGCTCATGCACGAGGCGGTGAAGGCCAAGGGCATCGTGAAGGCGATGCGCGTGCCCGCCTCGGCGAACTTCTCGCGCACCGAGATCGACAAGCTCGAGGAGTACGTGAAGGGCATGGGCGCGAAGGGGCTCGCCCGCGCCAAGGTCGGCGAGGGCGGCGAGTGGACCCAGTCGCCGCTCGCGAAGACGATCACCCCCGCGCTGCGCCAGGCGATCAACGAGGCCTGCGAGGCGAAGCCCGGCGACCTGCTCCTGTTCCAGTTCGGCAAGGAGTCGGTGGTCCACACGGTGATGGCGAACCTGCGCGTGCACCTCGCCAAGCGCATGGGCCTCATCCCCGAGTACGGGTCGGGCGGCGCCTGGCGCTTCCTGTGGGTGGTGAACCCGCCGCTGTTCGAGTACGACGAGGAGTCCGGCCAGTGGGCCGCCGCGCACCACGCGTTCACGCGGCCGCACGACTCCGATCTCCAGTTCCTCGAGAGCGATCCGGGCAAGGTGAACTGCTACCGGTACGACCTGGTGCTGAACGGGTTCGAGATCGGCGGCGGATCCATCCGCCTCCACGACCCCGAGGTCCAGGCCCGGGTGTTCAAGGCCATGGGCATCACCGACGAGGAGGCCCGCAGCAAGTTCGGCTTCCTGCTCGACGCGCTCAAGATGGGCGCGCCGCCGCACGGCGGCATCGCGCTCGGCATGGACCGCCTGGTCATGCTCCTCACCGGCGCCGAGTCGCTCCGCGACGTGGTGGCCTGGCCCAAGACGCAGAAGGGCACCGACCTCATGACCGGCGCCCCCGGCGACGTGGACGCGCGCCAGCTCCGCGAGCTGTACGTGAAGAGCACGTACGAGCCGAAGTAG
- a CDS encoding glycerol-3-phosphate dehydrogenase/oxidase: MGEHDVIIVGGGVNGTGTARDCAMRGLRVLLLERSDFGVGASGNSSGMIHGGIRYMLSDRKVTELACRDSGFIQRIAPHLLFRIPFLMPFGSRAEAATLAERAAWYATEVYVGTYDQYQPLKRGRPSTRLTAEELYRLEPGLRPGLHGAVTLDEWGIDAFRLCVLNALSARTHGAELRTWTEVRQLLVEGGRVRGVRWRDALTGEEGEARAPVVFNAAGAWSPALARASGVRVPMRPGKGVHLTLDRRWSSYGVICTAVDGRQMFLMPHENESIVGTTDDDWYGDPDDLEATQDEVEYLLEGAASLVPGVRRARITRAWCGLRTTLYAYGPNEDALSREHQLLDGAADGAAGLLSIVGGKLASYRAQSEEAADRIEALLGRPVTPCRTHQEPLPGGDEVPDPAALAREFPVAAAVAARLVYRHGGRAREICAMIRDDRRLGLVLCRDEAILAAEVVYCARHEQVRRLQDLRRRCRLSVGACGGLDCARVGAQLVGRELSWPPERVRAELSDLLDQGWRERRPVLDGAQLAAEELLRGGCGPWEAP, encoded by the coding sequence ATGGGCGAGCACGACGTCATCATCGTCGGCGGCGGCGTGAACGGGACCGGCACCGCCCGCGACTGCGCCATGCGCGGGCTGCGGGTGCTGCTGCTGGAGAGGTCGGACTTCGGCGTCGGCGCGAGCGGCAACAGCTCGGGCATGATCCACGGCGGCATCCGGTACATGCTCTCCGACCGGAAGGTCACCGAGCTGGCCTGCCGGGACTCCGGGTTCATCCAGCGGATCGCCCCGCACCTGCTGTTCCGCATCCCGTTCCTGATGCCGTTCGGCTCGCGCGCCGAGGCCGCCACGCTCGCCGAGCGCGCCGCCTGGTACGCCACCGAGGTCTACGTCGGCACCTACGACCAGTACCAGCCGCTGAAGCGCGGGAGGCCCTCCACCCGGCTGACCGCCGAGGAGCTGTACCGCCTCGAGCCCGGCCTGCGCCCCGGCCTGCACGGCGCGGTGACGCTGGACGAGTGGGGCATCGACGCGTTCCGGCTCTGCGTGCTGAACGCGCTCTCCGCCCGCACGCACGGCGCCGAGCTGCGCACCTGGACGGAGGTCCGCCAGCTCCTCGTCGAGGGCGGCCGGGTGCGCGGCGTCCGGTGGCGCGACGCGCTCACCGGCGAGGAGGGCGAGGCGCGCGCGCCGGTGGTGTTCAACGCGGCCGGCGCGTGGTCCCCGGCGCTGGCGCGGGCGAGCGGCGTGCGGGTGCCGATGCGCCCGGGCAAGGGCGTGCACCTCACGCTCGACCGCCGCTGGTCCAGCTACGGCGTGATCTGCACCGCGGTCGACGGGCGGCAGATGTTCCTCATGCCGCACGAGAACGAGTCGATCGTCGGCACCACCGACGACGACTGGTACGGCGACCCGGACGACCTCGAGGCGACCCAGGACGAGGTGGAGTACCTGCTGGAGGGCGCCGCCTCCCTGGTCCCCGGCGTGCGGCGGGCGCGGATCACCCGGGCCTGGTGCGGCCTGCGCACCACCCTGTACGCGTACGGGCCGAACGAGGACGCGCTCTCGCGCGAGCACCAGTTGCTCGACGGCGCCGCGGACGGCGCGGCCGGGCTGCTCTCCATCGTGGGCGGGAAGCTCGCCTCGTACCGCGCCCAGTCCGAGGAGGCCGCCGACCGGATCGAGGCGCTGCTCGGCCGGCCGGTCACGCCCTGCCGCACGCACCAGGAGCCGCTGCCCGGCGGCGACGAGGTGCCCGACCCGGCCGCGCTGGCGCGCGAGTTCCCGGTGGCCGCGGCGGTGGCTGCGCGGCTGGTGTACCGGCACGGCGGCCGCGCGCGGGAGATCTGCGCCATGATCCGCGACGACCGGCGCCTGGGCCTGGTGCTGTGCCGCGACGAGGCGATCCTCGCCGCCGAGGTGGTCTACTGCGCGCGCCACGAGCAGGTGCGCCGCCTCCAGGACCTGCGGCGCCGCTGCCGGCTCTCGGTGGGCGCCTGCGGCGGCCTCGACTGCGCGCGGGTGGGCGCGCAGCTCGTCGGGCGCGAGCTGTCCTGGCCGCCGGAGCGCGTGCGCGCCGAGCTCTCCGACCTGCTCGACCAGGGCTGGCGCGAGCGGCGGCCGGTGCTGGACGGCGCCCAGCTCGCCGCCGAGGAGCTGCTGCGCGGCGGGTGCGGCCCGTGGGAGGCGCCGTGA
- the glpB gene encoding glycerol-3-phosphate dehydrogenase subunit GlpB, translating into MTASRTVRADVLVVGGGMAGAMAALSARAAGCEVALVRCAPGATALSSGAVGVAPDLSALPGDPLSWRRGPVESARRLARQRPGHPYAAVGEGLVLLPDALDFAVRALDPLLAPVLERPRFLATATGEVVAAATCQRAAEPGDLLAVAGPLAVAGLRGHLGFDAALVADGLGRHAGRGGPEVRELEVDLPGLDPWARPHELARALEPPGEAERLGERLRAALANGARGAAAVLLPPVLGLSPAARVPERVAAAAGVPVAETLSDVPSVPGLRLQAALEARLARAGVTVLAGELRAAGGAPGDRVEVGEAVILAGSWVLATGRFVGGGLVRHGALAERAMGLPVEAAEGRDAGVHLSGRPATSLTVRDRRAPQPLLSAGLRVDPSLRPLDGRGRPVHPRLFAAGALVGGHEHASDGTGLGVAILTGWLAGRAAAARG; encoded by the coding sequence GTGACCGCGTCGCGCACGGTGCGGGCCGACGTGCTGGTGGTGGGCGGCGGCATGGCCGGGGCGATGGCGGCGCTCTCGGCGCGGGCGGCAGGCTGCGAGGTCGCGCTGGTGCGTTGCGCGCCCGGGGCGACGGCGCTCTCCTCGGGCGCCGTGGGCGTGGCGCCGGACCTGTCCGCGCTCCCCGGCGATCCGCTCTCGTGGCGGCGCGGGCCGGTCGAGTCGGCGCGGCGCCTGGCGCGGCAGCGCCCGGGTCACCCGTACGCGGCGGTGGGCGAGGGGCTGGTGCTGCTCCCGGACGCGCTCGACTTCGCGGTGCGCGCGCTCGACCCGCTGCTCGCGCCGGTGCTGGAGCGCCCGCGCTTCCTCGCGACGGCGACCGGCGAGGTGGTCGCGGCGGCCACCTGCCAGCGCGCGGCCGAGCCGGGCGACCTGCTCGCGGTGGCGGGGCCGCTCGCGGTGGCCGGGCTCCGCGGGCACCTGGGCTTCGACGCGGCGCTGGTCGCGGACGGGCTCGGCCGCCACGCCGGCCGCGGCGGGCCGGAGGTGCGGGAGCTCGAGGTGGACCTGCCCGGCCTCGATCCCTGGGCGCGCCCGCACGAGCTGGCGCGCGCGCTGGAGCCGCCCGGCGAGGCGGAGCGGCTGGGCGAGCGGCTGCGGGCGGCGCTCGCGAACGGCGCGCGCGGCGCCGCGGCGGTGCTGCTCCCGCCGGTGCTGGGGCTCTCGCCCGCGGCGCGGGTCCCCGAGCGCGTGGCGGCGGCGGCGGGCGTGCCGGTGGCGGAGACGCTCTCCGACGTCCCGAGCGTCCCTGGGCTCCGGCTCCAGGCGGCGCTCGAGGCGCGGCTGGCGCGCGCCGGGGTGACCGTGCTCGCCGGCGAGCTCCGGGCCGCGGGCGGCGCGCCGGGCGACCGGGTCGAGGTGGGCGAGGCGGTGATCCTGGCCGGGAGCTGGGTGCTCGCCACCGGCCGGTTCGTGGGCGGCGGGCTGGTGCGCCACGGGGCGCTCGCGGAGCGCGCCATGGGGCTGCCGGTGGAGGCCGCCGAGGGGCGCGACGCGGGGGTGCACCTGTCCGGCCGGCCCGCCACCTCGCTGACGGTGCGCGACCGGCGCGCGCCCCAGCCGCTGCTCTCCGCCGGGCTGCGCGTGGATCCGTCGCTGCGGCCGCTCGATGGTCGCGGCCGCCCCGTCCACCCGAGGCTGTTCGCGGCGGGCGCGCTGGTGGGCGGTCACGAGCACGCGAGCGACGGAACAGGCCTGGGCGTGGCCATCCTCACCGGCTGGCTGGCCGGGCGCGCGGCGGCGGCCCGCGGGTAG